From a region of the Rhodococcus sp. 4CII genome:
- a CDS encoding YncE family protein: protein MRGRHTRTRTPTERRGPARRVLLAGALAFALIAGCSRGAPVESGSPLPLEPIGEIALPGNGSRFDYASIDPGRGLLFLAHLGASEVIEVNLRTRQVVRTIPNITEVHGVLVIPELRRVYATATGDNRLVVLDEDSGAVLATGPTGRYPDGIAYDPTRGAVWTTNESGGTETVLDAASAAVRGTVDLGGEVGNVAYDPVADQMLVAVQGRDDLAAIDPQTLTVTRRLPLPGCENDHGLALDPAARVAFIGCDGNATLITVDLTTWQPTGTAAVGDQPDVLADDPGASRLYVAAESGTVTVFDHQDRNLTVAGSGHLADDAHVVAVDPGTHHSYFPVPTGADGHPALLEQAPHS, encoded by the coding sequence GTGCGCGGGAGGCACACCAGGACCCGAACCCCGACCGAACGCCGAGGGCCTGCACGGCGGGTGTTGCTCGCGGGCGCTCTGGCTTTCGCCCTGATCGCCGGGTGCTCACGGGGCGCGCCGGTCGAGAGCGGGTCGCCTTTGCCGCTGGAGCCGATCGGGGAAATAGCGTTGCCGGGCAACGGGTCCCGCTTCGACTACGCAAGTATCGACCCCGGGCGGGGTCTGTTGTTCCTCGCGCACCTCGGCGCGAGTGAGGTCATCGAGGTCAATCTGCGCACCCGGCAGGTGGTGCGGACCATCCCGAACATCACCGAGGTGCACGGGGTGCTCGTCATCCCGGAGCTGCGCCGGGTCTACGCCACCGCGACCGGGGACAACCGGCTGGTCGTCCTCGACGAGGACAGCGGCGCCGTCCTCGCGACGGGCCCGACCGGGCGGTATCCGGACGGGATCGCCTACGACCCGACCCGCGGCGCGGTGTGGACCACCAACGAATCCGGCGGAACGGAAACCGTCCTCGACGCCGCCTCCGCCGCGGTCCGCGGCACCGTCGACCTCGGCGGCGAGGTCGGCAACGTCGCCTACGACCCGGTCGCCGACCAGATGTTGGTGGCCGTGCAGGGCCGAGACGATCTCGCCGCCATCGACCCGCAGACCCTGACCGTCACCCGTCGACTCCCGCTTCCCGGTTGCGAGAACGACCACGGCCTCGCCCTCGACCCGGCAGCCCGGGTCGCGTTCATCGGCTGCGACGGCAACGCAACCCTGATCACCGTCGACCTGACCACCTGGCAGCCCACCGGCACCGCTGCAGTCGGCGACCAGCCCGATGTCCTCGCCGACGATCCCGGCGCCTCCCGGTTGTATGTCGCCGCCGAATCGGGCACCGTCACTGTGTTCGACCACCAGGACCGCAATCTCACCGTGGCCGGGTCCGGGCACCTCGCCGACGACGCGCACGTCGTCGCGGTCGACCCCGGCACCCACCACAGCTATTTTCCCGTGCCCACCGGCGCGGACGGGCACCCCGCCCTCCTCGAACAGGCACCCCACAGCTGA
- a CDS encoding APC family permease, with amino-acid sequence MSADELPVEYGAADKHLKRSIGLVGLIGLFVSIQVGSGWLLACLAAVSKAGPAAIISWIVGALFFAVIGVAWMELGTSIPRSGGGVRYPRMSHGAFLSWTNAWGYIISMIALPVIETMAVLTYLGGHWPQLGFLKEVDGQKMLAWPNGILAGFGVMLVFLALNLFGAKLLSESNKIVTVWKLVVPTITFLLMFTVFKIENFTQYGGFDPMGVGAIFGAVSGGGIVFAYAGIRQIIDFGGEVINPKRNIPIAMIVGGLIFPLTLYLCLQIAFIGAIDWQDAGVTPGDWAGMIESTWQASPLLDAVTAAGFAWFSLVLLSDAVLSPAAAGWVNLGIGGRIAYSMSVNGELPGEMQRINRWGVPWVALVTCTGIGFLLFLPVPSWYVFVGMVATAMVLNYLMAGPCVAVFRRVAPELPRALNIPFLKFWVVAGYVCSLLLIYFAGWSTLINVMTVVMFGLPIYLSYTSVRSGWTTKNISGALALGWTLAWVFVAFGGGWMFKAGKTTENHWPIGIYAAAFIGLIGVFIAAMWLISTEDGRHQITAGLWVFPALVFTTFIAYFGDEGPQPELTYGSDVLIVIVLGLVTYAWAVRSGYRTDELDQVVRQQLEMEEYERAAAHAA; translated from the coding sequence ATGTCCGCTGATGAGCTACCTGTCGAATATGGAGCCGCCGACAAACACCTGAAGAGATCCATCGGCCTCGTAGGCCTGATCGGTCTCTTCGTGAGCATCCAGGTCGGTTCCGGATGGCTCCTCGCCTGCCTCGCCGCGGTGTCCAAGGCAGGTCCGGCAGCAATCATCTCCTGGATTGTCGGCGCGTTGTTCTTCGCCGTGATCGGAGTGGCCTGGATGGAACTGGGCACGTCCATCCCCCGATCAGGCGGCGGCGTGCGGTACCCCCGCATGAGCCATGGCGCCTTCCTCAGCTGGACGAACGCCTGGGGATACATCATCTCGATGATCGCCCTACCGGTGATCGAGACAATGGCCGTCCTCACCTATTTGGGAGGCCACTGGCCGCAGCTGGGGTTCTTGAAAGAGGTCGACGGACAGAAGATGCTCGCATGGCCCAACGGCATTCTCGCCGGCTTCGGCGTGATGCTCGTCTTCCTCGCTCTCAACCTGTTCGGCGCCAAACTTCTGAGCGAATCGAACAAGATCGTCACAGTGTGGAAGCTGGTCGTCCCCACGATCACGTTCCTTCTGATGTTCACCGTATTCAAGATCGAAAACTTCACGCAGTACGGAGGATTCGACCCGATGGGCGTCGGAGCCATCTTCGGGGCAGTCTCCGGCGGCGGTATCGTGTTCGCCTACGCAGGTATCCGTCAGATCATCGACTTCGGCGGTGAGGTCATCAACCCCAAACGCAACATCCCGATCGCGATGATCGTCGGCGGCCTGATCTTCCCCCTGACGCTGTATTTATGCCTGCAGATCGCCTTTATCGGCGCGATCGACTGGCAGGACGCCGGAGTGACGCCCGGCGACTGGGCAGGCATGATCGAAAGCACATGGCAGGCCTCTCCGCTTCTGGACGCGGTGACCGCGGCCGGCTTTGCATGGTTCTCCCTGGTCCTGCTCAGCGACGCAGTGCTCTCACCCGCCGCCGCCGGCTGGGTAAACCTCGGCATCGGCGGTCGCATCGCGTACTCCATGTCCGTCAACGGCGAACTCCCGGGCGAAATGCAGCGGATCAACCGCTGGGGAGTCCCGTGGGTCGCCCTCGTCACCTGCACCGGTATCGGTTTTCTGCTGTTCCTTCCCGTTCCGAGCTGGTACGTCTTCGTCGGCATGGTCGCGACCGCGATGGTGCTGAACTACCTGATGGCCGGCCCCTGTGTGGCGGTATTCCGTCGGGTCGCCCCAGAACTGCCGCGCGCCCTCAACATCCCCTTCCTGAAGTTTTGGGTGGTCGCCGGATACGTGTGCAGCCTGCTGCTGATCTACTTCGCCGGATGGTCGACGTTGATCAACGTGATGACGGTCGTTATGTTCGGCCTGCCGATCTACCTGTCGTACACCAGCGTGCGCAGTGGCTGGACAACCAAGAACATCAGTGGCGCCCTCGCACTGGGGTGGACCCTGGCGTGGGTGTTCGTCGCGTTCGGCGGCGGCTGGATGTTCAAGGCGGGGAAGACAACCGAAAACCATTGGCCCATCGGGATCTACGCCGCGGCCTTCATCGGTCTGATCGGCGTGTTCATCGCCGCCATGTGGTTGATTAGCACAGAGGACGGTCGCCACCAGATCACGGCAGGGTTGTGGGTCTTCCCGGCTCTGGTGTTCACCACCTTCATCGCCTACTTCGGTGACGAAGGTCCCCAACCCGAGCTCACCTACGGCTCCGATGTCCTCATTGTGATCGTCCTCGGACTGGTCACATACGCATGGGCCGTGCGATCGGGATATCGCACCGACGAACTCGACCAAGTGGTCCGGCAACAACTCGAGATGGAAGAGTACGAGCGCGCGGCCGCGCACGCTGCCTAA
- a CDS encoding CoA-acylating methylmalonate-semialdehyde dehydrogenase: MTHNDAARTISHWLDNKTFTGTSGASAPVTNPATGEVTGQVALASVEDARAVIDAAAAAFPAWRDTSLAKRTQVIFKFRELLNERKGELAEIITSEHGKVVSDALGEVSRGQEVVEFACGIAHLLKGGMTENASTNVDVHSIRQPVGPVGIISPFNFPAMVPMWFFPVAIAAGNTVVLKPSEKDPTAALWMAELWAEAGLPAGVFNVLQGDKTAVDELLTHPAIKAISFVGSTPIAQYVYATGTAHGKRVQALGGAKNHAIVLPDADLDLAADAMVNAGFGSAGERCMAISALVAVGDIADELVAKIKERTDTLKIGDGTRDSDMGPLVTKVHRDKVASYIDAGEKDGATIVVDGRTVQADGGADGFWLGPTLIDHVTTDMSVYTDEIFGPVLSVIRVESYEQALELINSGPFGNGTAIFTNDGGAARRFQNEVEVGMVGINVPIPVPTAYYSFGGWKNSLFGDTHAHGTEGVHFFTRGKVVTSRWLDPSHGGLNLGFPQNN; encoded by the coding sequence ATGACGCACAACGACGCGGCCCGGACGATCTCGCATTGGCTCGACAACAAGACTTTTACCGGCACGAGCGGCGCCAGTGCGCCGGTGACGAACCCGGCGACCGGTGAGGTCACCGGCCAGGTCGCGCTGGCCAGCGTCGAGGACGCCCGCGCCGTCATCGACGCCGCCGCCGCCGCGTTCCCCGCCTGGCGGGACACCTCCCTCGCCAAGCGCACCCAGGTGATCTTCAAGTTCCGGGAACTGCTCAACGAGCGCAAGGGCGAGTTGGCGGAGATCATCACCTCCGAGCACGGCAAGGTCGTCTCCGACGCGTTGGGCGAGGTGTCCCGCGGTCAGGAGGTCGTCGAATTCGCGTGTGGGATCGCGCACCTGCTCAAGGGCGGCATGACCGAGAACGCGTCCACCAACGTGGACGTGCATTCGATCCGCCAGCCGGTCGGGCCGGTCGGGATCATCTCCCCGTTCAACTTCCCCGCCATGGTCCCGATGTGGTTCTTCCCCGTCGCCATCGCCGCCGGCAACACCGTGGTGCTCAAGCCGTCCGAGAAGGACCCCACCGCCGCGCTCTGGATGGCCGAACTCTGGGCCGAGGCCGGCCTGCCCGCCGGGGTGTTCAACGTCCTCCAAGGCGACAAGACCGCCGTCGACGAACTGCTCACCCACCCGGCGATCAAGGCCATCTCCTTCGTCGGGTCCACCCCGATCGCGCAGTACGTGTACGCCACCGGCACCGCCCACGGCAAACGCGTCCAGGCCCTCGGCGGGGCGAAGAACCACGCCATCGTCCTGCCGGACGCCGACCTGGATCTGGCCGCCGACGCCATGGTCAACGCCGGCTTCGGATCCGCCGGGGAACGCTGCATGGCCATCTCCGCCCTCGTCGCGGTCGGCGACATCGCCGACGAGTTGGTCGCGAAGATCAAGGAGCGCACCGACACGTTGAAGATCGGCGACGGCACCCGCGATTCGGACATGGGTCCGTTGGTGACGAAGGTGCACCGCGACAAGGTCGCCTCCTACATCGACGCCGGCGAGAAGGACGGCGCCACCATCGTCGTGGACGGGCGCACCGTGCAGGCCGACGGCGGGGCGGACGGGTTCTGGCTCGGACCGACCCTGATCGACCACGTCACCACCGACATGAGCGTGTACACCGACGAAATCTTCGGACCCGTCCTCTCGGTGATCCGGGTCGAGAGCTACGAGCAGGCACTCGAACTCATCAATTCCGGACCGTTCGGCAACGGCACCGCCATCTTCACCAACGACGGCGGCGCGGCCCGCCGGTTCCAGAACGAGGTCGAGGTCGGCATGGTCGGCATCAACGTCCCCATCCCCGTCCCCACCGCCTACTACTCCTTCGGCGGCTGGAAGAACTCCCTGTTCGGCGACACCCACGCGCACGGCACCGAGGGTGTGCACTTCTTCACCCGCGGCAAGGTCGTCACCAGCCGCTGGCTCGACCCCAGCCACGGCGGCCTCAACCTCGGCTTCCCCCAGAACAACTGA
- a CDS encoding aspartate aminotransferase family protein has product MTTTVSQELLPTGQPLDAARVEGERAYALDRAHVFHSWSAQEQITPMTILASEGSYVWDGAGNRMLDFSSQLVNTNIGHQHPKVVAAIQEQAAKLCTIAPQYANDARSEAARLIAERTPGDLNKVFFTNGGADANEHAVRMARLHTGRYKVLSRYRSYHGGTDTAINLTGDPRRWPNDYGNSGVVHFHGPFLYRSQFHSENEQQETERALEHLDQLIRLEGPNSIAAIVLESVPGTAGIMVPPPGYMAGVREICDRYGIVFIADEVMSGFGRTGKWFAIDHFDVVPDLITFAKGVNSGYVPLGGVAISEKIAATFANRPYPGGLTYSGHPLATAAAVATITAMEDERIVENAARSGAEILGPGLRGLADRHPSIGEIRGLGVFWAIELVADRATKEPLAPYGASSPVMNEVIAACKAAGMLPFANFNRIHTVPPCTVTAAEAREGLAILDTVLDIADAHAN; this is encoded by the coding sequence ATGACGACGACAGTCTCGCAGGAACTCCTGCCCACCGGTCAGCCCCTCGACGCGGCCCGGGTGGAGGGGGAGCGGGCGTACGCGCTCGACCGCGCGCACGTGTTCCATTCGTGGTCGGCGCAGGAGCAGATCACCCCGATGACGATCCTCGCGTCCGAGGGTTCGTACGTGTGGGACGGCGCCGGGAACCGGATGCTCGATTTCTCCTCCCAGCTCGTCAACACGAACATCGGGCACCAGCATCCGAAAGTCGTTGCTGCCATTCAGGAGCAGGCCGCAAAGTTGTGTACCATCGCACCGCAGTACGCGAACGACGCCCGCTCCGAAGCGGCACGGCTCATCGCCGAGCGGACCCCGGGCGACCTGAACAAGGTGTTCTTCACCAACGGCGGCGCGGACGCCAACGAGCACGCGGTGCGCATGGCGCGCCTGCACACCGGCCGCTACAAGGTGCTCTCGCGGTACCGCTCGTACCACGGCGGCACGGACACCGCGATCAACCTCACCGGTGATCCGCGCCGGTGGCCCAACGACTACGGCAACAGCGGGGTCGTCCACTTCCACGGCCCGTTCCTGTACCGCTCGCAGTTCCACTCGGAGAACGAGCAGCAGGAAACCGAGCGCGCACTCGAACACCTCGACCAGTTGATCCGGCTGGAGGGCCCCAACTCGATCGCAGCGATCGTGCTCGAATCGGTTCCCGGGACCGCGGGGATCATGGTGCCCCCGCCCGGCTACATGGCCGGCGTCCGCGAGATCTGCGACCGTTACGGCATCGTGTTCATCGCCGACGAGGTGATGTCCGGGTTCGGTCGGACCGGAAAGTGGTTCGCGATCGATCATTTCGATGTCGTCCCCGACCTGATCACGTTCGCGAAGGGCGTCAACTCCGGTTACGTCCCGCTCGGCGGTGTCGCAATCAGCGAGAAGATCGCGGCGACGTTCGCCAACCGGCCGTACCCCGGCGGACTCACCTACTCCGGTCATCCGCTCGCCACCGCCGCAGCCGTCGCGACGATCACGGCGATGGAGGACGAGCGGATCGTCGAGAACGCCGCCCGGAGCGGCGCCGAAATTCTCGGTCCCGGACTGCGCGGGCTCGCCGACCGGCACCCGTCGATCGGTGAAATCCGCGGACTCGGCGTGTTCTGGGCGATCGAACTCGTCGCCGACCGCGCCACGAAGGAACCGCTCGCGCCGTACGGCGCGTCCAGTCCGGTGATGAACGAGGTGATCGCGGCATGTAAGGCAGCAGGAATGCTGCCGTTCGCCAACTTCAACCGCATCCACACCGTGCCCCCGTGCACCGTCACCGCGGCCGAGGCCCGCGAAGGACTCGCGATCCTCGACACGGTCCTCGACATCGCGGACGCACACGCGAACTGA
- a CDS encoding Chromate resistance protein ChrB, protein MDRAAKPEQRRDEWVMLAYRIPREPSTPRIAVWRKLRKYGAFQLADGVVVLPAAPRTREQFEWLAEEIVEAHGQAEVWTASPTTRTQQERMQATMSADRGAEYDDLAGAAGAARALADAAVRGKKLTQLRRRLREIDKRTFYPTPQRDAAEAALRELATGQPGVVEVPR, encoded by the coding sequence GTGGATCGAGCGGCGAAGCCCGAGCAACGGCGGGACGAGTGGGTGATGTTGGCGTATCGCATCCCCCGTGAGCCGTCGACGCCGCGGATCGCGGTGTGGCGCAAACTCCGCAAGTACGGGGCGTTTCAGCTCGCCGACGGGGTGGTGGTGTTGCCCGCCGCCCCGCGGACCCGGGAGCAGTTCGAGTGGCTGGCCGAGGAGATCGTCGAGGCCCACGGGCAGGCGGAGGTATGGACCGCGTCCCCGACCACCCGAACCCAGCAGGAGCGGATGCAGGCGACAATGTCGGCGGACCGCGGGGCCGAGTACGACGACCTCGCCGGCGCCGCCGGCGCCGCGCGCGCCCTGGCAGACGCCGCGGTCCGCGGCAAAAAGCTCACCCAACTGCGGCGCCGGCTCCGGGAGATCGACAAACGCACCTTTTACCCCACCCCGCAACGCGACGCGGCCGAGGCGGCTCTGCGAGAGTTGGCCACCGGTCAACCCGGAGTGGTGGAGGTACCGCGGTGA
- a CDS encoding NAD-glutamate dehydrogenase domain-containing protein, whose translation MSSTLSVYSARIPEGYVAEEERTPVPDVSILDRLIAGGVDLQVEQVGSDLQITVYSGDATVSLERMLRLLGSLDLEVVDQRGSVYRRSDGLICRLYDFKVVAGPSAAVTTGAVGTDAILDTLRALWAGRAEADRFNVLVLAAGLDWREVVLLRAYARFLRQTALPYGQGRIEAVLLSRPDIAAALVALFHAQFDPDRDGDSRQREIETRSAVVDSLLHEVEGLDADRIVRAYVSLISATTRTNFYRDEALGSQRPQLSLKLRSEDIDELPRPRPLYEIFVYSPDIEGVHLRYGLVARGGLRWSDRLDDYRTEILGLVKAQAVKNAVIVPAGAKGGFVVKNPARSGVGGYRQFISGLLDVTDNRTATGEPIHPNGVVCRDGDDSYLVVAADKGTASFSDVANAIAAEYGFWLGDAFASGGSVGYDHKKMGITAKGAWVSVTRHLAELGIDVDHDAFTVAGIGDMSGDVFGNGMLLSEHIHLVAAFDHRHIFLDPRPDAASSYRERRRLFELPRSTWADYDRDVISAGGGVWSRESKAIPLSPQMRTALGLDSSVTTLTPPEVIRAILAAPVDLLFNGGVGTYVKSSTETHTEVGDKANDSVRIDAPHVRARVVTEGGNLGITPLARIEFARCGGRINTDALDNSAGVDCSDREVNIKILLDVLSSDHELDGERRAEVLASLTDDVAELVLANNRSQNRILGDARWNASRMIDVHARMLADLVENRGVDRELEALPSVDGFAALAEAGQGLTSPELATLLAHAKLDLKAELGGSDVFDDDYFTTRLAAYFPAPLRALVPVDEHPLRREILATEVVNEIFARGGLTYAHRLREETGASPADVVRAFVITSEVFGLADQWAGIVAAKLPPATEYALVVEARRLLDRGSRWFLANPKQPLSVDEEIARYRSTVHTQSAAVAHWLRGAEGRAMEAAFQAYREAGVQESVARRVADGLYRFSLLDIVDVAAEQSRDVTEIAPVYFALSDHLGVDKWLIRISALPRGERWHTLARLALRDDLYRSVRLVTRDVLTSAVPGDTPEMRIEQWQTGNHARIDRARRTLSEIDSTPVSDLASLSVAARHIRSMAEPH comes from the coding sequence ATGAGTTCGACCCTGTCTGTGTACTCGGCTCGCATTCCGGAAGGTTATGTCGCGGAGGAGGAGCGAACACCAGTTCCCGACGTGTCGATTCTCGACCGCTTGATCGCCGGTGGTGTCGACCTCCAGGTGGAACAGGTCGGCTCGGACCTACAAATCACGGTCTACAGCGGCGACGCGACAGTCTCACTCGAGCGGATGTTGCGTCTGCTCGGCAGCCTCGACCTCGAGGTGGTCGATCAGCGAGGCTCGGTGTACCGGCGCTCAGACGGGCTGATCTGCCGACTGTACGACTTCAAGGTGGTGGCCGGTCCGTCCGCCGCAGTGACGACCGGAGCGGTCGGCACCGACGCGATCCTCGACACCCTGCGCGCACTGTGGGCGGGCCGCGCAGAGGCGGACAGATTCAACGTCCTCGTCCTCGCCGCCGGCCTGGACTGGCGAGAGGTCGTGCTCCTGCGCGCCTACGCCCGATTTCTGCGGCAGACCGCGCTGCCCTACGGGCAGGGACGCATCGAGGCAGTGCTGCTGTCGCGGCCGGACATCGCCGCCGCCCTCGTGGCACTGTTCCACGCCCAGTTCGACCCTGATCGGGACGGAGACTCCCGGCAGCGCGAGATCGAGACGCGTTCGGCTGTGGTCGACTCGCTTCTCCACGAGGTCGAAGGTCTCGACGCCGACCGCATCGTCCGGGCCTACGTGAGCCTGATTTCCGCCACTACCCGCACCAACTTCTACCGCGACGAAGCTCTGGGTTCGCAGCGACCACAGCTGTCACTGAAACTGCGATCCGAGGACATCGACGAACTTCCCCGCCCCCGCCCGCTGTACGAGATTTTCGTGTACTCACCCGACATCGAAGGTGTGCACCTGCGCTACGGATTGGTCGCCCGCGGTGGCCTGCGCTGGTCCGACCGCCTCGACGACTACCGCACCGAAATCCTCGGACTCGTCAAGGCACAGGCGGTGAAGAACGCCGTGATCGTCCCGGCCGGCGCGAAAGGCGGCTTCGTAGTGAAGAATCCGGCGCGGTCGGGCGTCGGCGGTTATCGGCAGTTCATTTCCGGGCTGCTCGATGTCACCGACAACCGCACGGCGACCGGAGAGCCGATCCACCCGAACGGAGTGGTGTGCCGAGACGGCGACGACTCCTACCTGGTGGTGGCCGCCGACAAGGGGACCGCGTCGTTCTCGGACGTCGCGAACGCCATCGCCGCCGAGTACGGGTTCTGGCTCGGTGACGCGTTCGCCTCCGGTGGCTCGGTCGGTTACGACCACAAGAAGATGGGCATCACGGCCAAGGGTGCTTGGGTGAGTGTCACCCGGCACCTCGCCGAACTCGGTATCGATGTCGACCATGATGCATTCACCGTCGCCGGGATCGGCGATATGAGCGGTGACGTATTCGGCAACGGCATGCTCCTCAGTGAGCACATCCACCTGGTCGCCGCCTTCGACCACCGGCACATCTTCCTCGACCCCCGCCCCGATGCCGCATCCTCGTACCGGGAACGGCGCCGGTTGTTCGAACTGCCCCGTTCGACGTGGGCCGATTACGACCGCGATGTGATCAGCGCAGGCGGAGGTGTGTGGTCCCGCGAAAGCAAGGCGATTCCCCTCTCGCCGCAGATGCGCACCGCACTCGGCTTGGATTCCTCCGTCACGACGCTGACCCCGCCCGAGGTGATCCGCGCCATCCTCGCCGCTCCGGTGGACTTGTTGTTCAACGGCGGAGTGGGCACCTACGTCAAGAGTTCGACGGAGACCCACACGGAGGTGGGGGACAAGGCAAATGATTCCGTCCGTATCGATGCGCCACACGTGCGAGCTCGGGTCGTCACCGAGGGCGGCAACCTCGGGATCACCCCGCTGGCCCGGATCGAGTTCGCCCGCTGTGGCGGCCGGATCAACACCGATGCCCTCGACAACTCCGCCGGCGTCGACTGCTCCGACCGCGAGGTCAACATCAAGATCCTCCTCGACGTCCTCTCCTCGGACCACGAGCTCGACGGGGAGCGTCGTGCCGAGGTGCTGGCCTCGCTCACCGACGACGTCGCCGAGCTCGTTCTCGCCAACAACCGCTCCCAGAACCGGATCCTGGGCGACGCCCGCTGGAACGCGTCCCGGATGATCGACGTCCACGCGCGAATGCTCGCAGACCTGGTCGAGAATCGGGGAGTGGACCGAGAGCTGGAGGCTCTTCCGTCTGTTGACGGGTTCGCGGCGTTGGCGGAGGCGGGTCAGGGACTGACGTCACCGGAGTTGGCGACCCTGCTTGCGCACGCGAAACTCGATCTGAAGGCCGAGCTCGGTGGGTCTGATGTCTTTGACGACGACTATTTCACTACGCGACTCGCCGCGTACTTCCCGGCGCCGCTGCGTGCACTCGTGCCGGTCGACGAGCACCCGCTGCGTCGGGAGATTCTCGCGACCGAGGTGGTCAACGAGATCTTCGCCCGTGGTGGGCTGACCTACGCCCACCGGCTGCGCGAGGAGACCGGGGCCAGCCCCGCGGACGTGGTGCGAGCCTTCGTCATCACCTCGGAGGTTTTCGGTCTCGCCGATCAGTGGGCCGGCATCGTGGCCGCGAAGCTGCCACCGGCGACCGAGTACGCGCTGGTCGTCGAGGCTCGCCGACTGCTCGACCGTGGATCGCGATGGTTCCTGGCCAACCCGAAGCAGCCGTTGTCGGTGGACGAGGAGATCGCACGTTACCGATCAACGGTGCACACCCAGTCCGCGGCGGTCGCACACTGGTTGCGGGGAGCCGAGGGTCGGGCGATGGAAGCGGCCTTCCAGGCATACCGCGAGGCCGGGGTGCAGGAATCGGTGGCCCGGCGCGTCGCGGACGGGCTCTACCGGTTCAGCCTTCTCGACATCGTCGACGTGGCCGCGGAGCAGAGCCGCGATGTCACGGAGATCGCCCCGGTCTACTTCGCGCTGTCCGATCACCTCGGCGTCGACAAGTGGCTGATCCGGATCTCCGCCCTCCCACGTGGCGAACGGTGGCACACCCTCGCCCGACTCGCGCTGCGTGACGACCTCTACCGTTCGGTGCGACTGGTTACTCGCGACGTTCTGACCAGCGCGGTCCCCGGCGATACCCCGGAAATGCGAATCGAGCAGTGGCAGACAGGAAACCACGCACGAATTGACCGCGCGCGGCGGACATTGAGCGAAATCGACTCTACACCCGTCTCCGACCTCGCATCGCTCTCCGTCGCCGCGCGGCACATCCGCTCCATGGCCGAGCCCCACTGA
- a CDS encoding chromate resistance protein ChrB domain-containing protein — protein sequence MRWATRAGIHIDRAACAWLIRRNLDPDAEFLWVTDPADVPTDATAFDMRGAELSHHHGDCSFETILRRYELTDPVLWVLAEIVHEADIDDGRYDAPEAPGLDTVLRGLSLTGTDDDTLAVATSIFDGLYEFHRQRVLSGREPS from the coding sequence GTGAGGTGGGCGACCCGCGCCGGGATCCACATCGACCGCGCCGCCTGCGCGTGGCTGATCCGCCGCAACCTCGACCCGGACGCCGAGTTCCTCTGGGTCACCGACCCCGCGGACGTGCCGACCGATGCCACCGCGTTCGACATGCGCGGCGCCGAATTGTCACACCATCACGGGGACTGCAGCTTCGAGACGATCCTGCGCCGCTACGAACTCACCGACCCGGTGCTGTGGGTGCTCGCCGAGATCGTCCACGAAGCCGACATCGACGACGGCCGCTACGACGCCCCCGAGGCGCCGGGCCTGGACACCGTGCTGCGCGGACTGTCCCTGACCGGCACCGACGACGACACCCTGGCAGTGGCGACGAGCATCTTCGACGGCCTCTACGAATTCCACCGCCAGCGCGTGCTGTCCGGCCGCGAACCCTCCTGA
- a CDS encoding short chain dehydrogenase → MRILVVGGTGRIGAAVVDALGPRHDVVVASRSSGIQVDISDGVSIDRMYERTGPVDAVVSVLGSTPFPPFEEMTADHVCAGIANKLVGQIDLVLRGRPHVSDGGSFTLVSGVLARDPIRSGTVASTVNGGLESFVRAAATELPRGIRINAVSPTVVTEALDVYGDYFPGFAPVPVADVARAFVKSVEGVHTGRIYELD, encoded by the coding sequence ATGCGAATTCTCGTTGTGGGCGGTACAGGTCGAATCGGGGCGGCAGTAGTCGACGCGCTCGGTCCCCGACACGACGTTGTCGTGGCATCCCGGTCTAGCGGAATTCAGGTCGACATCAGCGACGGAGTCTCGATCGACCGCATGTACGAACGCACGGGTCCTGTGGACGCGGTAGTGAGCGTGCTGGGGTCGACGCCCTTCCCGCCGTTCGAGGAGATGACGGCCGACCATGTATGCGCAGGGATCGCCAACAAGCTGGTCGGTCAGATCGACCTGGTGCTTCGGGGCCGGCCGCACGTCTCGGACGGTGGGTCCTTCACGTTGGTGTCGGGTGTACTCGCTCGCGACCCCATCCGTTCCGGGACGGTGGCATCGACTGTCAACGGCGGGCTCGAATCGTTCGTGCGAGCGGCCGCGACGGAACTGCCGCGGGGTATCCGCATCAACGCTGTCAGCCCGACCGTGGTCACCGAGGCCCTCGACGTGTACGGCGACTATTTCCCGGGATTCGCACCGGTGCCGGTCGCGGATGTGGCGCGAGCGTTCGTGAAGTCTGTGGAAGGTGTTCACACGGGCCGGATCTACGAACTCGACTAA